In Paludibaculum fermentans, the genomic stretch TCCGTGCGCTCCGCAGGCCAGGGCCACGTCCACTCGCGAGTTCACCAACACCCGGGCGTTCCGGCAGACCGAGACCACTCGGGTCACCAGTTCGCACAGCGCCCGCGCCTCCAGGTCTTTCTCCCGCACCTGGATCATCTCGACCCCCGCCGCATCGCTTCGCGCAATCGAAGCCAGCAGGGCGTCGAGACTACCGGCGCTCTTCCGGTCCGTGATCTGATAGCGGTTCATAGTAGCGCTGCCCCGCGCAGCTCCGGCACAAGGTGCGCCCGTCCACCACGACCTCCCGTTGGAAGCTGATGCCCTCGCCGCACTCGCAGCACGAAACCCGCGGTCCCTTGAAGCCCGGCAGATCCTCGGGTCCGACGCGGACCTTCACCCACTGCACGTCGAACAGCTCGGCCTCGCTCAGCTCGCGGTAGGCCTTCATCTGCTGTTTGTTCTTCTCGAGGATCTCCGGATAGAGCTCGGCCGCCCGCTGTTTGCTCGATTCTTTCGCCGCCACACGCACCGCGCGTCCGGTCTCCAGATCGCAGAACGTGGCCGCCATCTTGCCGAAATCCAGGAACTTCAGCGCGCGCTTGCCCAGCCGGCAGCCAGTCACTACGGTGATGGCGTCCGTGGCGCAGCGGTCGATCTCGACAAACGTCACCAGCCGCTTGCGTTGCGTGCCTGTCGGATCGTCGATCCCCAACAGCGCCAGTCCGTGCACCGCCATGCGCAAACCCAGGATCTGGCCCGCGCACAAATGGCCATGGGCGACAGTAGCCAGTTCTTCGTATTCCGGTAAGGTCTTCATGATTTGAGCTGGCGCAGCGCACTG encodes the following:
- a CDS encoding FmdE family protein, giving the protein MKTLPEYEELATVAHGHLCAGQILGLRMAVHGLALLGIDDPTGTQRKRLVTFVEIDRCATDAITVVTGCRLGKRALKFLDFGKMAATFCDLETGRAVRVAAKESSKQRAAELYPEILEKNKQQMKAYRELSEAELFDVQWVKVRVGPEDLPGFKGPRVSCCECGEGISFQREVVVDGRTLCRSCAGQRYYEPLSDHGPEERR